The Pristiophorus japonicus isolate sPriJap1 chromosome 17, sPriJap1.hap1, whole genome shotgun sequence DNA window CTGGTTTCCTCAGCCAAGGGAGGCATTGGCAACTTGTTTGATGGAGCtgtgcacttttcatgaccactggacgtctcaaagtgctttacagccaatgaagtactttttgaagtgtagtcactgttgtaatgtaggaaagtaatgagcaatgccacgggagattcACTCAATATCTCATTATAAGATGACTGAAAGAGCTTTTCATCTAATTTCAAAAGGGACCATGGTCAAACTAGCCTATACTTACACCAAAGTAAATGATTTCAAAACATAAGCAGCAAATGTGGGCAGTTGAAAACAAGTTCATTCTCAGGCAAGGAAGCCAACGGTTTTCTTTGATTGATAACATTGACAGCGCGAGCGACTGATGACGCAGTTGAGACAGCcgtgtactgcacatgcgcacactcggtggtggccgccattttgtttgaTTTTCGGGTCCGCAATCGGTGCCGGCGGCCCGGTAAACCGCCGCTGCTGGAGGCCGAGATGGCAGCCACACGTTACCGGCGCTTCCTCAAACTCTGCGAGGAGTGGCCCCTCGACCACACCAAGAAGGGCCGCGACCTCGGCGCTTTCCTGCGGCAGCAAGTGGCGCAAGCCTTCCGGGAAGGGGAGAGCACCCAGGTAACCCCGGCGACGGCAGCCAGGGTAGGGGAGGTGGCGGGAAAAGCGCCAGAGGGCGCCACATGACGGCGCCGAGGGGAGGGAGCCGGCGGGGCATGTGAGCCGGTAGTTATACTCACCCCAGTGAGCCGGTGGGTATACTCAgcccatcatcatcagaggcagtcccatgaaatcgatgaagacttacttcaactctaaaagtgagttctgaggtgagtgaacagtccaatagtgaattacagtctgtcacaggtgggacatgaaggaaaggatgagtggggagtctggtttaccgcacgctccttctgctgcctgcgcttactttctgcatactcttggcgatgagactcgaggtgctcagtgccctcccggatgcacttcctccatttagggcagtctttggccagggactcccaggtgccggtggggatgttgcactttatcagggaggctttgagggtgtccttgaaacgtttcccctgcccacctggagctcacttaccgtgtaggagttctgagtagagcgcttactttgggagtctttgttcacatgcccgacacatgtGGCCCCCCCCCAGCGatagagctggtcgagtatggtcgatgcttggatgttggcctgattgagaacattgacattgatgcatctatcctcccaggggatttgcaggatcttgcggagacatcgttggtggtatttctccagcgatttgagatgtatactgtatatggtccatgtctctgagccatacaggagaaaggatgaactaaactacagaacgattgggaaactgttcaaccatcgtcgtctccaggccagatccaagaccattccAACCTCCGTCGtccagctacagtacgcggacgacacttgcgtctgcgcacattcagggactgaactccaagacatggtcaacatctttactgaggcgtatgaaaccataggccttacactaaacatgcataagtcaaaggtcctccaccaacctgaccccgcctcacagcactgccccccctcccaagtcatcaagatccactgcacggccctggacaacgtggaccactttccatacctagggagcctattatcagcaagggcagacatcaatgacgaggttcaacaccgcctccaatgcgccagcgcagccttcggccgcctgaggaagagagtgttcaaagatcaggccctcaaatctggcaccaagctcatggtctatagggctgcagtGATGCTCTCCCTGGTGAGCCGGTGGGAATGCTCTCCCCGGTGAGCCGGCGAATATACTCGCCCCAGCGAGCCGGAATTTATAATCACACCAGTGAGAGCAACCCAATGAGCCGGCAGTTATACTCGCCCCAGGGAGCCGCAGTTATACTCGCCCCGAGTGAGAGCAGCTAGGCCCATAAGAaacgggagcaggccattcggccccttgagccggatctgccatttaacaagatcatgggctatctacctcaactccactttcctgcactatccccatatgacttgattcccttaatttaaaAAATTCAATCCATTTCTGTTTTGAATGTACTCAACAACCTCAACAgtgttctggggtagagaattccaaagattcatcaccctctgagtgaagacatttttcctcatctcagtccaaatagTCGACCTgttaatctgagactgtgacccctgattcaaaactccccagccaggggaaacttctccctgcatctacccagtcaagccctgtaagaattttgtatgtttcaatgagatcacctcacattcttctaaactctagagaatataagcccagtctactcaatctcttctcatatgacaatcccccccccatctcccaggaatcagtctggtcaacctttgttgtgctccctctatggcaagtatatccttccttaggtaaggagactaaaactgtacacaatactccaggtgtggtctcaccagggccctatttatttgcagtaagacatctttactcgtacttaaatcctcttgtaataaaggtcaacacacTATTTGTTTTCttacttgcttgctgtacctgcatgatgactttcggtgatttgtgtacaaggacaccaacatttcccaatctctcatcatttttgAAAAAaacctctgcttttctatttttcctaccaaagtagctaactccacatttctccacattatattccatttgccatgttcttgtccactcacttagcctgtctatatcccgttgaagcctctttgcatcctcctcacaacttacatttccgcctagctttgtatcatcagtaaacttggatatacaggtacaacttgcttccactctaaaaatgagttcttgggtgactgaacagtccaatctggGAATTatggtctctatcacaggtgggacagacatccccagcattgaatcactgaccacatttgatcagctccgctgggcaggccacactgttcgcatcccaaagcaagcgctctactcggaactccttcacggcaaaagagccaaaggtgggcagaggaaacgttacgaggacaccctcaaagcctccctgataaaagtgcaacatctccactgacatctgggagtccctggccaaagaccgccctaagtggaggaagtgcatccgggagggctccgaGCACCTCGTGTCTCGCCATCGAAagcgtacagaaatcaagcgcaggcagcggaaagagcgtgcagcaaacctgtcccactcgcccttttccctcaacgactatctgtctcacctgtgacagggactgtggttctcgtattggaatgttcagccacctcaggactcatttttagagtggaagcaagtcttccttgattccaagggactgcctatgatgatgagcatctagaaaactatcttgtgtacattccatgaattcgtcccccACACTATTGCTGCAAATTTGGTTTAAAGCCCCCTATGATTACTGACCAGCCCAGTGAGCTGGCAGTTATATTCTGGTCACTGGTGAACTTGCGCTGCCCCAGGAACAGCCGCCATAGACCGCCCACTCGTCTTGAACGGGAAACCCTTAAGCGGGTCACAGCTGAAGAAGGCCCACATGGCGGCCGGGCCGGGCCCGCAGCTCCCGTCCTAGAGACCTGGCTCCAAACCTCTTAAATGCACGCACGTACAAAACCGGAGTGGTGCTCCTCCGACCAACTGGACTTTATATACTCTGGAATAATGGAATTGTTTCCAGCTTGGCTAGGTGGGTAGCAAATTCGCCTCCGTCAGAAGGTCAtggttttaaaaaatttgttcttgAAATGTGGACATCGCtgccaaggcccagcatttattgcccatcccctaatcaccccttgaaaaggtggtggtgagccgccaccttgaactgctgcagtcccatgtggtgaagatgctcccacacaaTGCTGTTAGATGTGTGCGCtcaaagtccgtgcagcagagcaggtctccactcaTCCTGGTTACCCTTGAcactggataaaggctgagctctgtcgagcccatgtggtggctgatgtgcaacggtcatcacacgtcgggtccttcattgaaacatctgtgaattcatgtggaagcaagtcatccttgtttgagggaccgcctatgatggtgatgatgatgatactctGGCCAGTGAGCCACCAGTTGCACTCTGGCCAGTGAGATTGCAGTTATACTTACCTCAGTGAGAGCAGCCTGAGTCCAGTGAGAGCAGTCAGTAAATGTACTTCAAAAATAATTTGAGACATTGaagatgtgaaagatgctatataaaaatTTGTTCCTTCTTGACTATGTTTATGGATACAAAGATTCAGAGCTATTAAAACACCTCCCACATCAAACATCTCACACAGCAAAAGAAAAACGAAGTAAAAACCTAACAGCGCTAAAAATGCTTCAGTCCAACCATTCATGTTGTACCGCTCCATTTAGTAGAGTACTGTACTTGTTACTTGTAGCACAGTTTGAGCCCATGGTGTTGAGCTTAATTTCTCAAGGGCTGAATAAGTTTACAGTACAGAAAGGCCACTCGActctgtgtctgtgctggctctttgctagaacAATCCAAAACTAATACTACCGTGCTCTATTTATCTCCTCATAACCCTGTATCTTCCTCTAGTTCAAACATTTTGCTCTTATTTCCTTGAAGGATGTAATGTTCTGTGCCTTAACTGCTCGATGCTCTCATTCTTTTAGTGACAATTTTAGATTGATGATTTCTTGTCACTGATGATTCCTCGTCACTAACTCCCTAACCAGAAGAAATGTTCTTTCCCTATTCATTCAATCAAaactcctcctaattgaaaaaaactCTTACATTTCTTAACCGTTTCTGCCCCAATGGAAATAGTCCCAACAGATTCAATTCTTCAACAACATATCAAAGCCTATTCTTTTGCAACCATGAATAATTTTAGTTTTTTTTAGTTCAGACAGAGCATCATCTATGGTTCAAAGTGGGTAAGTTATGCTTGACAAATTAGTTAAGTGAGTTGGATCAGTGCATAATCATACTTCATCAGTTGCTTTTGATTACCATTGATGGGACCTAGTAAGGTGTGACATTGACTGGTGCAAGGGCATTCCAATCAACCACCTCATTAATATGCTGCTTGGTGTAGTTTTCTGGGTTGCAACTGCGTAGGTGGGATCTTGGGATCAATTTAAAGGTGCAGAGTGCCTGGTAACTTTTCCTCACCTGATACCTGGTGTTTTATGAATTTTGATTCAAACATCAAAATGTTATGTAACATGAAAGTAAATCATATATCAATTGACTCCAGAACCTAGAATAGTTCTACATCCACTTCATGTGCTTTTTGTTTTGGGGATTTCTAACGTTGATTCTTTTCCCTATTTGGCTTAACTTCTGTTCTGAGGAACATGAGCAGTGTCGTGTTAGAATCCGAATGTTCTCTGCTACTTGGATTATCAAACAGTCTGAGGTATTCATACCCAAGCAAAACAGTGCGAATAGCAACATTGACAGTCTAGCTGAAGTCTGACTTTCTTGTTCTATGCGTATAATAGCATAATTTATCATACTGGTCTTCTACAAATCCAACAAATTTAAATGAGTGAACATAACCTTCATCTGAGTGAAAAGTAGCTTCCTCTATCTTGTATAGTTGCTGTTGCTCCAATTTCTAAGCTTTGGACACTTGGCTGAGAAATGATTCTGTTCTCCACATGTATTGTATTTCTGATCTCAAGCAGAACGAGCTGCTTTGTTTCTGACATGACATTTTCCACAATATTTACAACCTGTTTCAGGAGTGGTTCAAAGTTTCTTGGAATTTCTTCACATCTGAAGTAATTTTTTTCCCTTGCTAAAATTGCACCTTTCTTACGTAATTATTTATTTCAGTTGCTTTGCTGTCAATTTACTAGTTTATATATTTTTCAATCTGAGCCTTCAATGTTAACTCTGGTTGTTGTAAAAGTTTCTTCACATTACTATTATTTTGTATCCATTATTAGTATCTCAATAACTCTTGTCTGATTATACTTTTCTCCCCAAGAGTCCCATAGCTAAGCTATAGAGACTGGCTACATACAATTATTGTTTCATCAAACCGTTTATTATTAATTGTTAAATATATAGCGTTCAATAGGTTTCATAAATTTAACACAATTGATCTATTGCACTAAGAACAGCCTCTGTATTGATCTTTTCTTCATTTGTCTCAAACTGAAGATCAAGTATTTTCAGTCCTTTTTCAGTCAATACTGGCAATTAGCATAGCAGTTCTGACATCTTTTGGTTGCTTAGTGAGATGTGATGTAATCTCATTTTTGCAAATTTTCTTAAACTGTTTTCCAGTTGCTTGCTAGCTTACCTGCCATCTTCAGTTTTGTTAGTAATGGtatgtcatcctcaactctgagggactgcctaagagagagggtACATTTTGAATAATAGATTCACAAAATTGTATAGTGGCTGTATTACCAGTGCCTAACATTTTAATTTGCCCTTTTAAATTACTTTCATCTGATAATCAGAGCGGGATAGAGTAAAAAAAAGTACAGGATCTATATTTGATCAGCTTAGAATATTTAGCCGACAAGCAAATGGAGATGTGATTTTTGCTGTATCTCCCTTTAAAACATGCTGGTAAATTCAGTGAGATACTTTGAATTCTGTTACTAAGATCAGTTGTTAACAAATTAGAAGAGACTTCACAGCTTAAAAATAATTGCTCTTTATTACTCAACCATCTTAACTAACTACACGCAACTGTTGGGGTTTATGGTAGCCTAGTGATCACTGGAGTTTGAGAGTTATAATCCTACCATGGCATGTAGTGAACTTGAATACAGAAATCTGGTAACTTAtgggctggcaccagaaaaacAAAATAactgaaagctgccagattgttgcAAAACAAAACTGGTCcaataatgtccttcagggagAGACTTGCGACCCCTACCTGTTCTGGTCTGTTTGTGACTTCAGAAGGTGGTTCACTCATTGCCCTCATGTAACCAGAGATGGGCAACCAATATTGCCTTGTCGGTGGATACAGAGTTCTAATAATTTGATGCACTAACTGTTACAGGAAAGAAAGATAGACtcacatttatattgcatcttatgCACTTTTAGATCCCAAAAGCAGCAATGAGAtggatgaccagttaatctgtttttgatggtggtTACGTTGAAAATATTTACCAGGGCATTGTGAACACACCTACGCTTATTCAAGGACTGCTGTGGATTTTTCAGCATTCACCTAAATCACCAGAACAGGCAGatcatttaacgtctcatctgaaggatggtcCCTCTAACAGTGCATcaattcctcagtactgcactgaaatgtcagtctagattagTTAGCAGAAGCATTTATGCTTAAACTGTCAACCTTCTGCTAATTCTGTCTTCCAGTTATAATATTTATGTTAAACCTTTTAAACTcagaataaacttgcatttatatagtgcctttaatgtagaaaaacatgccAAAGTGTTTCcccaaggcataattaaaaaatgaACATAGGGGCCAAGAAGGAGACATTGGGAGGGGTGACTAAAACCTTAGTTAAAGAGGTGGTTTTTAAgaagtcttctgtacatggtccattcctctaatccatacaggaaggcaggtattactacagccctgtagaccatgagcttggtggtagatttgagggcctggtcttcgaacactctttttctcaggcggccaaaggctgcactggcgcactggaggcgatgttgaatctccgcatcaatgtctgcctttgttgataaaaggctcccaaggtatgggaagtggtccacgttgtcgagggccatgccttgaatcttgatgactgggggggggcagtgctatgcggtgaggacaggctggtggaggacctttgtcttacagatgttaagcataaggcccatgctttcatatgccttggtgaatatatCATCGCTGGagctgctggagatatatcaccaacgatgtctccacaagatcctgcaaatcccttgggaggacaggcgcaccaacatcagtgtcctcgcccaggctataacatccccagcattaagcactgaccacactcgatcagctttgctgggcagaccacgtagttcgcatgccagacacgaggctccctaagcaattgctctatgtggagctccttcacggcaaacgagccaaaggtgggcagcggaaacgttacaaggacaccttcaaagccttcctggtaaagtgcggcatcaccactgacacctgggagtccctggccgaaaacaaccctaggtggaaaaagtgcatccgggagggtgttgagctctttgagtctcaacgccgcgagcgtgaagaggtcaggcgcaggcagcggaaggagcatgcggcaaatcagtcccatcaccccttcccccgacgaatgtctgtcccacctgtgacggggtctgtggctctcgcattggactgttcaactaccaaaggactcactttaggagtggaagcaagtcttcctcgtttccgagggactgcatatgatgatgattttaagaagggtcttaaaaggAAGAGAGGGAGATGGATAGTTTGAGGGAGGGAATCCAGAGtgtggggcccaagcagctgaagacacagcgggCATTGATGAGTAGAAAGGAGGGGGTGGTTGCACGAGAGTGAAGTCAGAGGAGTGGAGAGTTCGGGTGCGAGGTTGTAGGGCTAGTGCAAGTTACAGCAATGGAGAGGGCTAGTGCAAGTTACAGCAATGAGGTCATGAAGGGACTTAAACATGAGgttgaaaattttaaatttgagatgttgggGGACCAAGAGCAAATGTAGATCAATGAGGTCAAGCAAGTGGCACTTCGTGCGggataggatatgagcagcagaattttggatgaactgaggtttatggagggtgaaggatggggggtcaaccaggagagcattgaaatgattgagtctggaggtgacaaaggcatggctgagagtTTCAGCAGTAGATAGGCTGGAGTAGGGGTGGAGGCAGGTAATGTGGAAGTAGGCATTccttgtaatgtagaaaatatggGGTTGGAAACTCGGCTTGAGGTcaaagcagtctggttcagcccaagACAGTGGTCAGAGAGGGAGATGGAATTAgtggcaagaacataagaaataggagcaggattaggccatttggcccatcgaacctgctctgccattcaataagatcatggctgatctgatcatggactcagttccacttccctgcgcgctccccataaccctttactcccttatcacgcaaaaatctgtctatcttcgccttaaatatattcgaagACCCAGCCTcctcctggggcagagaattccctggatttacaaccctcagagaagaaattccttctcatctcagttttaaatgggtagccccctattctgagactatgacccctagttttagtttcctctgagtggaaatatcctttctgcatccaccttgtcgagccccctcattatcttatatgtttcgataagatcacctctcattcttctgaactccaatgtgtataggcccaacctattcaacctatcttcatacgtcaactccctcatctccggattcaacctagtgaaccttctctgaacagcctccagtgcgatatatccttccttaaatacggagtccaaaactgtacgcagtactctgggtgtggccttaccaataccctatacagttatagcaggacttctctgcttttatactgtaaccCCCTTGCAACAttaaatttgccttcctgattacttgctgtgcctgcatactaactttttgtgtttcatgcatgagaacccccaggtccctctgtactacaacactttgcaatttttctccatttaaattgtaatttgcttttctattatttctgccaaagtggataaactcacattttcccacattatactcccatctgccagatttttgcccactcacttagcctgtctatatacctctggagattttttgtgtcctcctcacaatttgctttcccacccatctttgtatcatcagcaaactttgctacattacactcggtcccttcatccatttgTGGCAAGGGCCAAAAATAATGGTTTCGGTCTTAATGTTTTGCTgagggaaattgtggctcatccgagACTGAATGTCGGACAATCAGTCTTGACAGCACAGAGGTAGCTTGGGGATTGAGAGCGAGGTTATGGAGAGGTAGTGCTGCTTGTCGTCAGCATGCATGGGCAGCTGACTCCATGTCCGCAGAAGATGTTGCAAAGGGAAGCATGTAGTTGAGGAAGAGGAGAGCCCAGGGATGAATCCTTGGGTGTTGGAACCACAGTCCTGGAGAAGGAGTTGTATCTGCTGCCTGTGACTCAGAGATCAGAGTGCTACTAAATGGGTAAAGCTGACAGTTAAAGAAGTACAGGTAGTTTAGGAAAGAGCGAAAGTCTTGactgtgtgagggagctgaattggCATGCATATTTGAAATGACGAAGTTATTGATAATGCACCCTGAATTaatgattatgggcccaagtttccacatgataaaaaagcgctccagaatcacgccggaaaaaaaccgcgtgattctggagcgctttgcagctccatgtctgcttggcgtggcgcccaggggggcggagcctacactcgcgccgattttgtaagtgggagtgggcgggtaccatttaaattagtttttttcctgccggcaacactgcacgtgcgcgttggagcgttcgcgcacgcgcagtgtgaaggaaacattggcactcggccatttttgtagttctttgtagctgtttaatttttgaacattttttaataaaagcacattgccatcagcacatcagcactgaggcttcttgcagcagtgagaaggcggcaggaagcctcagaaagttgaggcagccgttttcctcctccccccccccccccccccccccccggcgggaacgaacggcttccccaccccccccccccccccgggaacgatcgactgccccccccccccccccgcgggaacgaacggctgcttccccacccccccccccccccgcgggaacgaatgactgcctccttccccccgcgggaacgaacgactgcctcaacttgtgaggcttcctgcagcattctccctgggtgaagcactttcacacaggtaggaagatggtttatttaatattttctttgattgtaaatttttattcaggttggatttatttgtataatatttgtataagtataaataaggatttattatacaatttaattatttcccttcccccccctcctcgttctggacgcctaatttgtaacctgcgcctgattttttaatgtgtggacaaggttttttcagttctacaaaaatcttcacttgctccattctaagttagtttggagtacgttttcactgtggaaactttgaaatcaggtgccagtggccggacacgcccccttttgaagaaaaagttctgttccaaaatgaaactgttctaactgactagaactgcagaaaaaaaatgtggagaattgcgatttctaagatagtccgttctccaccagttgctcctaaaaatcaggtgcaaatcatgtggaaacttgggcccaaaatctcACTGAATTTAGCTGCCTCAAGTTTGCAGTCTTAGTACAGAAAGCTAATTAGCTAGATATGATCACCAATTATAATCAAATAATAAGAAATAGATGGGAAAGGGAAAACAGCGGACTGTTCATATTTATTATTTGCAACTCATTTTATATGGATATGCTTTAAAAAATGAATATTAATAATGAATATCCCCCTTTTGTGAGTACGTCGTATTGGAGAACAAAACAATATTGCACTGCTGGGCAGAAAGCTAGTCTCACTTATCTACAACAGTACTGGTCTACATACAGATTACTTTCAAGTTAAAATGAAACCAAAGATTTATGGATGTGTGAAAACATGTTATGTTGACTCCATTATAAACACAGTACACATGATAAAAAATGGCAATTCATTTATATTTGTCATAGGTTGTTTGTCATGTACGTCTTTCTGCTGTGGGAGTTGTGGAGGGCTGGTAAGAGTGGAATGAATTATTGGATTTAAAGAAGTCATAAAGTGACATAtcggggggtaattttaaccctcaAGAACGGCTGGGATGGTTGCGGGTGAGAAGTGAaagatttttaaaatctcaaacctgaTCCTAATTTGCCGACtgccggttttaacagaggcgaaGTTGGTTGGTAAAATCTTTTAAGGAGGTTGCGTGTATCCATTTTTACAGGATTTTTATTTTTTACCCATTTTGGCTGGGTTTTCTTGGGTTTTGGAAAAGCAGGTAAAAGGAGGTAAGAAGGGCCGGATCCACAAGGGACAtgcattgcttgtgggccaggaggaacaggaatgTTTCTTCCAGGTCCAACAAGCTTACCTGCTTCTCTCCCCTCGATCAGTCAATCCACAATCTCCGACCCCCTCCCCCATGATCTCATCCGGAACTCCTCGCTACCTCCCCATAAATATTGGGCCGTAGTTTCCATAGGATGTGCGTACCACTGTTGTTTTTTATATAATTTACACTGTTTAGTATGTTTGCTTAAATATTTTGTGTTCAGATTACAGATCCAGAGAAATGTGACCAGATGTATGAAAGTTTAGCCAGAATCCATTCTGCTCATTACAAAAACAAGGTACTGGCAGTTTGACTTCTTAGTCCTCCTCTTGTATTCGCATTCCAAACACATTGCTAGATTAAAAGGGGATGGCTTAGGAATTCAACACCAGAAGCTGGTCTAGATGAAGTTAGGTGAGGATTGAAGCCATTAGACGGAGGATAGCTTGAGCAGAATATTCAAATCAGGATGACTAAAATAAAACATTGTTGCTGAAATCCGATGAAATAGCTACATTTTGGAACGTTCAAGTCTGGTCAGAACAGATCCATTTTAAGTATGATCATAGGATGTATGCAGTTTTACCGTTTCGTGGTGGCTGAGTTCATCGAAACTATAGCCATGGTAGGAAGTGATATTTAAACATTCCAAAGTTCCGTAATGACAGTGGAGAAATTTGCCAACAGGAAGAACCCACCAGTGACCAGCCCAGACAAGTGTACATTGAAATCAGCAATAAATATCTGATGAATGTTTATCTATGTTAAAAAGTATCTGTATACTAAATTAAGCTTGAATAAAGTTTGATGGGACATTTTCAAGATGTGAAGGGGAATAGGATTTCATAGAATTGTAATAAAAGTCTATTTATAATGATTTATTTCTGAAATTACTCAGTTCCAGCAATTCTGCGAGTTCAAATTGAGTTTCACAAGAAATTTGATTACAGGCTGTAATTATCAATTTATTTGCCCCTCCAAGAATCTTTTATTGAAACCCCTCTCTCTACACAT harbors:
- the uqcc2 gene encoding ubiquinol-cytochrome-c reductase complex assembly factor 2 isoform X1: MAATRYRRFLKLCEEWPLDHTKKGRDLGAFLRQQVAQAFREGESTQITDPEKCDQMYESLARIHSAHYKNKYPRLRNTSFTGVTVEECRMVLATDNMKQMEEMKKGMWKKLREKFTGKPEDVTKEYV